In one Candidatus Pelagibacter sp. HTCC7211 genomic region, the following are encoded:
- a CDS encoding NAD(P) transhydrogenase subunit alpha produces the protein MKIASILENQKIEKRIAITPEIAKKYISLGLGVSLAENYGSHLGIKDEEYKELGVSISQDEKEIISSADIIVQLGLFDDDKSSSLKENQTFIGVLNPYDNKEKINDLVKKKINIFSLELLPRITRAQSMDILSSQANLAGYKAVVESFAHFEKAIPMMMTAAGTIPAAKVLVVGAGVAGLQAIATAKRMGAIVFATDVRMASKEQVESLGGKFLTVEGAENLETEGGYAKEASDDFKKKQEELLSETLKKIDIVICTALIPGKKAPVIIKEAMINNMNSGSIIYDLAAIQGGNTAHTKVNEIVDSNGVKIMGESNILNKLPTSASNLYAKNVFNFVSNLYDKENNRININLEDEIVEKTLIK, from the coding sequence ATGAAAATTGCTTCTATTTTAGAAAATCAAAAAATTGAAAAAAGAATTGCAATTACCCCTGAGATTGCAAAAAAATATATATCTCTTGGTCTTGGAGTTTCATTAGCTGAAAATTATGGAAGCCATCTTGGAATTAAAGATGAAGAGTATAAAGAATTAGGCGTATCAATTTCACAAGATGAAAAAGAAATCATATCTAGTGCAGATATTATTGTCCAATTAGGCTTATTCGATGATGACAAAAGTTCTTCATTAAAAGAAAATCAAACATTTATTGGAGTGTTAAACCCATATGATAATAAAGAGAAGATAAATGATTTAGTTAAAAAAAAAATTAATATTTTTTCACTTGAATTACTTCCAAGAATAACAAGAGCTCAATCAATGGATATACTATCTTCACAAGCAAACCTTGCAGGTTATAAAGCGGTAGTAGAGTCGTTCGCTCATTTTGAAAAAGCAATTCCAATGATGATGACTGCAGCAGGAACAATACCCGCTGCAAAAGTATTAGTTGTTGGAGCAGGGGTGGCAGGATTGCAAGCAATTGCAACTGCAAAACGAATGGGTGCAATTGTATTTGCGACAGATGTTAGAATGGCTTCTAAAGAACAGGTTGAAAGTTTAGGGGGAAAATTTTTAACAGTTGAAGGAGCTGAAAATTTAGAGACAGAAGGAGGTTATGCTAAAGAAGCATCAGATGATTTTAAAAAGAAGCAAGAAGAATTATTGTCAGAAACATTAAAGAAAATTGACATTGTAATTTGCACAGCTTTAATTCCTGGGAAAAAAGCACCAGTGATAATTAAAGAAGCCATGATTAATAATATGAATTCTGGTTCGATAATTTATGATTTAGCAGCCATTCAAGGTGGAAATACAGCACACACTAAAGTTAATGAAATTGTTGATAGCAATGGTGTTAAAATAATGGGGGAAAGTAATATTTTAAACAAGCTTCCAACTTCAGCATCCAATTTATATGCTAAAAATGTATTTAATTTTGTTTCGAATTTATATGATAAAGAAAATAATAGAATTAATATTAATTTAGAAGACGAGATAGTTGAAAAAACGTTAATAAAATGA
- a CDS encoding DUF1013 domain-containing protein → MSNAPLMPMATAVWLVENTTLTFKQIANFCNLHEVEVQGIADGEVAKGIKAYNPIISGQLTREEIELSSNDENRDLQIKSTDIEISNIEKKTKKYIPLSKRQDKPDSALWLIRQHTKLKDSQIAKLIGITKNSVTSIRNKSYWNYNNLNPKDPVALNLFSQKDLIEALEKAERRIKREKKEKEKEKQAKEISNIE, encoded by the coding sequence ATGTCAAATGCACCTTTGATGCCAATGGCTACAGCTGTTTGGTTAGTTGAAAATACAACACTTACTTTTAAACAAATTGCAAATTTTTGTAACCTACATGAAGTTGAAGTTCAAGGAATAGCAGACGGTGAAGTTGCAAAGGGAATTAAAGCTTATAACCCAATAATTTCAGGTCAACTCACTAGAGAAGAAATTGAATTATCATCAAATGATGAAAATAGAGATCTTCAAATCAAAAGCACAGATATTGAAATATCCAATATTGAGAAAAAAACTAAAAAATATATACCTCTCTCTAAGAGACAAGACAAGCCGGACTCTGCATTATGGTTAATCAGACAACATACCAAGCTAAAAGACTCTCAGATTGCAAAACTAATTGGTATAACAAAAAATTCGGTCACCTCTATAAGAAACAAAAGCTATTGGAACTATAATAATTTAAATCCAAAAGACCCTGTTGCTTTAAACTTATTTTCGCAGAAAGATCTGATAGAAGCACTAGAAAAAGCTGAGAGAAGAATTAAAAGAGAAAAAAAAGAAAAAGAAAAAGAAAAACAAGCTAAAGAAATTTCAAACATTGAATAA
- a CDS encoding proton-translocating transhydrogenase family protein has translation MEIDPFIFRLSIFILSIFIGYYVVWSVTPSLHTPLMSVTNAISSVIIVGAIIAGLAGDSDTIFNTSSIFGFLAISLAAINIFGGFLVTQRMLAMYKKKKKDK, from the coding sequence ATGGAAATAGATCCTTTTATATTTAGATTAAGTATTTTTATCCTTTCAATTTTTATAGGATATTATGTGGTTTGGAGTGTTACGCCATCACTTCACACACCTTTAATGTCAGTTACCAATGCTATTTCATCTGTCATAATTGTAGGCGCGATCATTGCAGGATTAGCAGGGGACTCTGATACTATATTTAACACTTCAAGTATCTTTGGGTTTTTAGCAATATCACTAGCAGCTATTAATATATTTGGCGGTTTTTTAGTAACGCAGAGAATGCTTGCAATGTATAAAAAAAAGAAAAAGGATAAATAA
- the efp gene encoding elongation factor P — translation MKINAGEIRVGMLLEYKNDLWLVLKTQHVKPGKGGAFAQVEMKSVGKNTKLNERFRSSETVEKASLEETNYNYLYDDEVNYIFMDPKTFEQIEIKKDIIGEKGELLTENLEVKVNFHNESPISVELPNQVKCKIETTDAALRGQTVSSSYKPATLDNGMNIQVPPFIDSGDEVIVDTRTLEYIKKI, via the coding sequence ATGAAAATAAATGCTGGAGAAATAAGAGTAGGAATGCTCTTAGAATACAAAAATGATTTATGGTTAGTGCTAAAAACTCAACATGTAAAACCTGGTAAGGGTGGAGCATTTGCTCAAGTAGAAATGAAAAGTGTGGGTAAAAACACAAAATTAAATGAAAGATTTAGATCTAGCGAAACAGTTGAAAAAGCATCGCTTGAAGAAACAAATTATAATTATTTATATGATGATGAGGTCAATTATATTTTTATGGATCCAAAAACATTTGAACAAATTGAAATTAAAAAAGATATAATTGGTGAAAAAGGAGAGTTATTGACTGAAAATCTTGAGGTCAAAGTAAACTTTCATAATGAAAGTCCAATTTCAGTTGAACTTCCTAATCAGGTAAAATGTAAAATTGAAACTACAGATGCTGCTCTTAGGGGACAAACTGTTTCTTCATCCTACAAGCCTGCTACACTTGATAATGGCATGAATATTCAAGTACCACCATTTATAGATTCTGGAGATGAAGTAATTGTTGATACAAGAACCCTTGAATACATAAAAAAAATATAA
- a CDS encoding inositol monophosphatase family protein: MLSISANLNIMIKAAEKASKSIIRDFGEIEKLQVSKKGPHDFVTKTDKHVEKILIEELSKTKKNYSFLTEETGIIKNKDNENTWIIDPIDGTTNFLHGIPHFAISIALMSKDELLSGLIFDPIKDEMFFAEKNNGAFLNNQRLRVSKKNSLDECLFSSNNEGVKFSNLNMRCSGSASLDLAYVAAGRLDGYFQNKINIWDVAAGILMITEAGGIVNDIHKFEVNNIDIRASSAAINDKMLENLVNF; encoded by the coding sequence ATGTTATCTATCTCTGCAAATCTCAACATAATGATTAAGGCTGCTGAAAAAGCATCTAAATCAATAATAAGAGATTTTGGAGAAATTGAAAAGTTGCAAGTATCTAAAAAAGGACCACATGATTTCGTGACTAAAACAGATAAACATGTTGAAAAAATATTAATTGAAGAATTGTCAAAAACAAAAAAGAATTATTCTTTTTTGACTGAAGAAACTGGTATTATTAAAAATAAAGATAATGAAAATACTTGGATAATTGATCCAATTGATGGAACAACTAATTTTCTTCACGGCATACCTCACTTTGCAATTTCTATTGCACTTATGTCAAAAGATGAATTATTAAGTGGTTTAATTTTTGATCCAATTAAGGATGAAATGTTTTTTGCCGAAAAAAATAATGGTGCTTTTTTAAATAATCAAAGATTAAGAGTTTCAAAAAAAAATTCTTTAGATGAATGTTTGTTTTCAAGTAATAATGAAGGTGTAAAATTTAGCAATTTAAATATGAGATGTAGTGGGTCTGCTTCATTAGATTTAGCTTATGTGGCTGCAGGTAGACTTGATGGATACTTTCAGAATAAGATTAATATATGGGATGTGGCCGCAGGAATATTGATGATAACTGAGGCAGGTGGAATAGTGAATGATATTCATAAATTTGAAGTAAATAATATTGATATTAGGGCTTCAAGTGCTGCAATAAATGATAAAATGTTGGAAAATTTAGTTAACTTTTAA
- a CDS encoding class I fructose-bisphosphate aldolase has translation MSDLNTIALKILSNGKGILAADESNGTMTKRLEAVNIQSSPENRLLFRETLFASESMSKCIGGVILFDETINQTSNYGKTIPTMISEIGAVPGIKVDTGAKDLANSLDEKITEGLDGLRERLKRYYELGARFTKWRGVYSIGEKYPSKIAINSNAHALARYSALAQESGMVPIVEPEVLMDGEHSADDCLIKTSEVIKKCFEELIIHKIDLTGVILKPNMILAGNKSKNKISNEEVASKTLECLKNSVPNEVPGIAFLSGGQSEVEATENLNLINKNNDTNFIMTYSYGRALQQSALKFWSKDIKDIKGTQIIFNHRAKMNTLAAQGKWTNELENK, from the coding sequence ATGTCAGATCTTAATACAATCGCTTTAAAAATTCTTTCAAACGGTAAAGGTATACTTGCTGCAGATGAAAGTAATGGAACTATGACAAAAAGACTTGAGGCAGTTAACATTCAATCATCACCAGAAAATAGACTTCTTTTTAGAGAAACACTTTTTGCTTCTGAAAGTATGTCAAAATGTATTGGTGGAGTTATTTTATTTGATGAGACAATAAATCAAACATCAAATTATGGAAAAACAATTCCAACTATGATCTCAGAAATAGGAGCAGTCCCAGGAATTAAAGTAGACACTGGAGCAAAAGATTTAGCAAATTCATTAGATGAAAAAATTACAGAGGGCTTAGATGGGCTAAGAGAAAGATTAAAAAGATATTACGAGCTTGGGGCAAGATTCACAAAATGGAGAGGGGTATATAGTATTGGAGAAAAATACCCAAGCAAAATTGCTATCAATTCAAATGCACATGCATTAGCAAGATATTCTGCTTTAGCTCAAGAAAGTGGGATGGTACCAATTGTAGAACCAGAAGTATTAATGGATGGTGAGCATTCAGCAGATGACTGTTTAATAAAAACTTCTGAAGTAATTAAAAAATGCTTTGAAGAACTTATAATTCATAAAATTGATTTAACAGGAGTAATTTTAAAACCAAACATGATCCTGGCAGGAAATAAATCAAAAAATAAAATTTCCAATGAAGAGGTTGCCTCTAAAACACTCGAATGTTTAAAAAATTCTGTTCCGAATGAGGTCCCTGGAATTGCTTTCTTATCTGGTGGTCAATCGGAGGTAGAAGCAACTGAAAATTTAAATTTAATTAATAAAAATAATGATACTAATTTTATAATGACTTATTCGTATGGAAGAGCTCTTCAACAAAGTGCTCTAAAATTTTGGTCGAAAGATATAAAAGATATTAAAGGAACCCAAATTATTTTTAATCATAGAGCAAAAATGAATACTTTAGCTGCTCAAGGAAAATGGACTAACGAGCTTGAGAATAAATAA
- the ykgO gene encoding type B 50S ribosomal protein L36: MKIKSSLKSIKKRDLNSKLVRRRGRVYVINKTNPKFKARQK, from the coding sequence ATGAAAATAAAAAGCTCATTAAAGTCGATTAAAAAAAGAGATCTTAATTCTAAACTAGTTAGAAGAAGAGGTCGTGTGTACGTTATCAATAAAACTAATCCAAAATTTAAAGCAAGACAGAAGTAA
- a CDS encoding aa3-type cytochrome c oxidase subunit IV: MDNENHKNTWNNFTKFVLWGTVAVIGVLVLMAIFLI, from the coding sequence ATGGATAATGAAAACCATAAAAATACCTGGAATAATTTCACAAAATTTGTGTTGTGGGGAACAGTCGCAGTTATTGGTGTTTTAGTTTTAATGGCAATATTCTTAATATAA
- a CDS encoding phosphoglycerate kinase: protein MKSIKEEVNLENKKILLRLDLNVPIVDNKIMDTTRIDKILPTLRFLIDQNTKIIIISHVGRPKGKIVNELSLKLICEELSKKSNQNVKLISKNVKEINSKELFNNNDERIMMLENIRFYSEEEKNDEQFAKHLATLADIYVNDAFSCSHRSHASIDEITNFLPSYSGLQFDQEVNALKKITSEIKKPITCIIGGSKVSTKINIIKNLIPKFDNIIIVGGMANNIIKFMGNNIGKSLHEEGSDKIIEEILLLSEKTNCKIIYPKDVLVGKNLDGNPQIKELNEILSDDMILDIGPKTIKIINNIIDESKTILWNGPAGYFENPKFANGSIKIAKKMIENNKSNNIYSVAGGGDTVSLINSLNAINNFNFVSTAGGAFLEYLEGKKLPGIKALK from the coding sequence ATGAAAAGCATAAAAGAAGAAGTAAATCTCGAAAATAAAAAAATATTATTAAGATTAGATTTAAATGTTCCTATAGTTGACAATAAAATTATGGACACTACAAGAATAGATAAAATTTTACCTACTTTAAGATTTTTAATTGATCAAAATACTAAAATCATAATTATTTCTCATGTAGGAAGACCAAAAGGTAAAATTGTTAACGAGCTATCACTTAAACTAATATGTGAAGAATTGAGTAAAAAATCAAATCAAAATGTAAAGCTTATTTCAAAAAATGTTAAAGAAATCAATTCAAAAGAGTTATTTAATAATAATGATGAAAGAATAATGATGTTAGAAAATATAAGATTTTATTCTGAGGAAGAAAAAAACGATGAACAGTTTGCAAAACATCTTGCAACCTTAGCTGACATCTATGTAAATGACGCTTTTTCATGTTCTCATAGATCTCACGCTTCAATTGATGAGATCACTAATTTTTTACCTTCTTATTCTGGCTTACAGTTTGATCAAGAAGTTAATGCTTTAAAAAAAATCACTTCTGAAATTAAAAAACCTATCACATGTATAATTGGAGGCTCAAAAGTCTCAACTAAAATTAATATAATTAAAAATTTAATACCAAAATTTGATAATATTATAATTGTTGGTGGAATGGCTAATAATATTATTAAATTTATGGGAAATAATATTGGAAAATCTTTACATGAAGAAGGCTCAGATAAAATTATCGAAGAAATTTTATTACTTTCAGAAAAAACAAACTGTAAAATAATATACCCAAAGGACGTCCTTGTAGGAAAGAATTTAGACGGAAATCCACAAATAAAAGAATTAAATGAAATTTTATCAGATGACATGATTTTAGATATTGGCCCAAAAACGATTAAAATTATTAATAATATAATTGATGAAAGTAAAACCATTTTATGGAATGGGCCTGCTGGGTATTTTGAAAACCCAAAGTTTGCTAATGGTAGTATTAAAATTGCAAAAAAAATGATTGAAAATAATAAATCTAATAATATTTATTCAGTTGCTGGAGGAGGAGATACAGTTTCATTGATAAATAGCTTAAATGCAATAAATAATTTTAACTTTGTTTCAACTGCTGGTGGAGCCTTCTTAGAATATCTTGAAGGTAAAAAACTTCCTGGTATAAAAGCTTTAAAATAA
- a CDS encoding NAD(P)(+) transhydrogenase (Re/Si-specific) subunit beta gives MLSANLSAIFYLISGVLFILALRGLSSPETSRQGNFFGILGMIIAITVTFLSIGNFSTGFAVVLIFLLIGGLIGAFIAYKIPMTAMPELVAGFHSLVGLAAVFVAIAAFLNPDAFNLGSPGNIKLGSLIEMSIGAAVGAITFSGSIIAFLKLQGIMSGSPITFKGQHPLNALILISIIVLTYLLCSTQSSNLFWILLAVSFLIGFLLIIPIGGADMPVVISMLNSYSGWAAAGIGFTLENTALIITGALVGSSGAILSYIMCKGMNRSFFNVILGGFGATEQSSSSQNKEQRPVKSGNADDAAFLMKNASSVIIVPGYGMAVAQAQHALREMVDTLKKNDIKVSYAIHPVAGRMPGHMNVLLAEANVPYDEVFELEEINNDFANADVAFVIGANDVTNPVAKTDPQSPIYGMPVLDVEKCKSVLFVKRSLSPGYAGIDNDLFYKENTLMLFADAKKMTEDITKNL, from the coding sequence ATGTTATCAGCAAATTTATCAGCCATATTTTATCTAATTTCAGGTGTATTATTTATTCTTGCTTTAAGGGGACTTTCATCACCAGAAACATCCAGACAAGGAAATTTCTTTGGTATTTTAGGAATGATTATTGCAATTACAGTTACTTTTTTATCAATTGGAAATTTTTCAACTGGATTTGCAGTTGTTTTAATATTTCTTTTAATAGGTGGATTAATAGGTGCGTTTATTGCTTATAAAATCCCTATGACAGCAATGCCAGAATTAGTAGCTGGTTTTCATAGTTTAGTTGGTCTTGCAGCAGTATTTGTTGCCATAGCTGCTTTTTTAAATCCAGATGCCTTCAATTTAGGATCACCAGGCAATATTAAACTTGGAAGCTTGATTGAAATGTCAATTGGTGCAGCAGTAGGTGCAATCACTTTTTCAGGTTCAATTATTGCTTTTTTAAAACTTCAAGGAATAATGTCAGGTTCACCTATAACTTTTAAGGGACAACATCCACTAAATGCCCTAATTTTGATTTCAATAATTGTATTAACTTATCTACTTTGCTCTACACAATCTTCTAATTTATTTTGGATACTGTTAGCTGTATCTTTTTTAATTGGTTTTTTACTTATCATTCCAATAGGTGGTGCAGATATGCCGGTAGTGATTTCAATGCTAAACTCATATTCTGGTTGGGCAGCGGCTGGAATTGGTTTTACTTTGGAAAATACAGCATTAATTATTACAGGTGCATTAGTTGGATCATCTGGAGCAATATTATCTTACATAATGTGTAAAGGAATGAATAGATCATTCTTTAATGTTATTTTAGGTGGATTTGGTGCAACTGAACAATCTTCATCATCACAAAACAAAGAACAAAGACCAGTTAAAAGTGGAAATGCAGATGATGCCGCATTTTTAATGAAGAATGCCTCATCAGTTATAATTGTACCAGGTTACGGAATGGCTGTAGCACAAGCACAACATGCTTTAAGAGAAATGGTTGATACATTAAAAAAAAATGACATAAAAGTTTCCTATGCAATCCATCCTGTTGCGGGACGAATGCCAGGTCATATGAACGTTTTACTTGCTGAGGCAAATGTTCCATATGATGAGGTATTTGAGCTTGAAGAGATCAATAATGATTTTGCAAATGCAGACGTAGCTTTTGTAATAGGTGCCAATGATGTAACAAATCCAGTTGCAAAAACAGATCCTCAAAGTCCAATTTATGGCATGCCAGTTCTTGATGTTGAAAAATGTAAATCAGTATTATTTGTTAAAAGAAGTTTATCCCCTGGCTACGCAGGAATTGATAATGATCTATTTTACAAAGAAAATACTCTAATGTTGTTTGCAGATGCAAAAAAAATGACAGAAGATATCACTAAGAATCTATAG
- the thiE gene encoding thiamine phosphate synthase, producing the protein MRINKKKFIYLISPNKIYPKFYHDLNKVFETGKISLFQLRFKRYSLKQKIAIGKKIHPICKKNKVKFLVNDDPTLSKKINADGCHIGQQDMSIVEARKIIGNKIIGVTCHNSINLAKAAIKRKADYIAFGSFFSTKTKKVKYKATTKIVDKVKKLTKIPIVAIGGINISNYKKLLLNNVNLLAISGYVWNNKKYKPYKTIEKIK; encoded by the coding sequence TTGAGAATAAATAAAAAAAAATTTATTTATCTTATTTCCCCAAACAAAATTTACCCTAAATTTTATCATGATTTAAATAAAGTCTTTGAAACCGGCAAGATTAGTCTATTTCAATTAAGATTTAAAAGATATTCACTTAAACAAAAAATTGCAATTGGAAAAAAAATTCACCCAATATGTAAAAAAAATAAGGTAAAATTTTTAGTAAATGATGACCCAACACTTTCAAAAAAAATTAATGCTGATGGATGTCACATTGGTCAACAAGATATGAGTATAGTAGAAGCAAGAAAAATAATTGGAAATAAAATTATAGGGGTTACTTGTCATAACTCAATTAATTTAGCAAAAGCTGCTATTAAAAGAAAAGCAGATTATATTGCCTTTGGTTCTTTCTTCTCTACTAAAACAAAAAAAGTAAAATATAAAGCAACAACCAAAATTGTAGACAAAGTAAAAAAGTTAACCAAAATACCAATAGTGGCCATTGGGGGAATTAATATAAGTAATTATAAAAAACTGTTATTGAACAATGTTAATTTATTGGCTATTTCAGGCTACGTTTGGAATAATAAAAAATATAAACCCTATAAAACTATAGAAAAAATTAAATGA
- a CDS encoding NAD-dependent epimerase/dehydratase family protein — protein sequence MKNLIIVTGGAGFVGSNLIKSLLKKTNKKIISLDNYSSGNKNNHLKNIRVKYVKGNTVNISNLFNKIKSQIHSIFHFGEFARIYQSFKRFDECFKSNSIGSNEVFKFCLDNNIKLIYSATSASLGNKGGDKNLSPYAFTKSKNLELLENLRKWFNFKFEVIYFYNVYGPGQIKVGNMATVVGIFENQYSNNKPLTIVKPGTQTRRFTHIDDTINVCIDAWKKNKCHHYSISHKKSYSIISLAKMFKSKVIYLNPRLGERYASALTKMSNNRKIINKYGKIDLKDYVTSFIKGEKL from the coding sequence ATGAAAAATCTCATAATTGTAACTGGTGGTGCTGGATTTGTTGGCTCGAATTTAATTAAATCATTATTAAAAAAAACTAATAAAAAAATCATAAGTTTAGATAATTATTCCTCAGGAAATAAAAATAATCATTTAAAAAATATCAGAGTAAAGTATGTGAAAGGAAATACTGTTAATATTTCAAATCTTTTTAACAAGATAAAGAGTCAAATTCATTCAATTTTTCATTTTGGAGAATTTGCTAGAATTTATCAAAGTTTTAAAAGATTTGATGAATGCTTTAAATCAAATTCTATTGGTTCAAATGAAGTTTTTAAATTTTGTTTAGATAATAATATAAAACTTATTTATTCAGCAACTTCTGCATCTTTAGGAAATAAGGGTGGCGATAAAAATTTATCTCCATATGCCTTTACAAAGTCTAAAAATTTAGAATTATTAGAAAATTTAAGAAAATGGTTTAATTTTAAATTTGAAGTTATTTATTTTTACAATGTTTACGGTCCAGGTCAAATCAAAGTAGGAAACATGGCTACAGTTGTTGGAATTTTTGAAAATCAATATTCAAATAATAAACCTCTAACAATTGTAAAACCTGGAACTCAAACCAGAAGATTCACTCATATAGATGATACTATTAATGTTTGTATTGATGCTTGGAAGAAAAATAAATGTCATCATTATAGTATTAGTCATAAAAAATCGTATTCCATTATAAGTCTTGCTAAAATGTTTAAGTCAAAAGTAATCTATCTAAATCCTAGACTAGGTGAACGATATGCATCAGCATTAACTAAAATGTCAAATAATCGTAAAATAATTAATAAATATGGAAAAATAGATTTGAAAGATTATGTAACTTCGTTTATTAAAGGTGAAAAATTATGA
- the rpmE gene encoding 50S ribosomal protein L31: protein MKKDIHPNYHTIKVEMTDGTQFETKSTWGAEGDLLKLEIDPKSHSAWTGGKQKLMDKGRISKFNKKFQNFKSDKKN from the coding sequence ATGAAAAAAGACATACATCCAAACTACCACACAATTAAAGTCGAAATGACTGACGGAACTCAATTTGAAACAAAATCAACTTGGGGTGCTGAAGGTGATTTGCTTAAATTAGAAATCGATCCAAAATCACATTCTGCGTGGACAGGTGGAAAACAAAAGCTAATGGATAAAGGCAGAATAAGTAAATTTAACAAAAAATTTCAAAATTTTAAATCAGATAAAAAAAATTAA
- the rpsU gene encoding 30S ribosomal protein S21, which yields MKIEVKDNNIEQALRVLKRKLQRDGFFKVIKLKNTYEKPSEKKKRILQENIKRVKKLNKLKNRI from the coding sequence ATGAAAATAGAAGTTAAAGATAATAACATTGAACAAGCGCTTAGGGTTCTTAAAAGAAAGCTACAACGCGACGGTTTTTTTAAAGTAATAAAATTAAAAAATACTTATGAGAAACCATCTGAGAAGAAAAAAAGAATTCTTCAAGAAAATATAAAAAGAGTTAAGAAGTTAAATAAACTTAAAAATAGAATTTAA
- a CDS encoding transaldolase family protein: protein MITKIFCDIAELNQIKRFNKKKIVKGFTTNPSLMRKAGAKNYKSYSKKILKICNNKPVSLEVFADEYEEMKIQAMKINSWGKNVYVKVPVANSKGKFMGRIIKELNSHDIKLNITAVYSAKQTKNILKLINKKTKVIISIFAGRAGDVGKDPVPEFVKSIKLAKRFKNVEILWASVREPYNYLQAKQLGCHIITVPPTIIEKIEKFGKSFDQLTKETVRAFIIDSKKSNFKI from the coding sequence TTGATTACTAAAATATTTTGTGACATTGCAGAATTAAATCAAATTAAAAGATTCAATAAAAAAAAAATTGTTAAAGGTTTTACAACAAACCCTAGCTTAATGAGAAAAGCTGGAGCAAAAAATTACAAATCTTATTCAAAAAAAATTCTTAAAATTTGTAATAACAAACCAGTATCACTTGAGGTATTTGCTGATGAATATGAAGAAATGAAAATTCAAGCAATGAAAATCAATAGTTGGGGAAAAAATGTTTATGTAAAAGTGCCAGTTGCCAATTCAAAAGGTAAATTTATGGGTAGAATTATTAAAGAATTAAATAGTCATGATATTAAACTTAATATAACAGCAGTCTATAGCGCTAAACAAACCAAAAACATTTTAAAATTAATTAATAAAAAAACAAAAGTGATTATCTCTATTTTTGCAGGAAGAGCAGGCGACGTTGGCAAAGATCCAGTGCCAGAATTTGTTAAGAGTATTAAATTGGCTAAGAGGTTTAAGAATGTTGAGATTTTATGGGCAAGTGTTCGTGAGCCTTACAATTATTTACAGGCAAAACAATTAGGTTGCCATATAATTACTGTGCCACCAACTATCATTGAAAAAATAGAAAAATTTGGAAAGTCATTTGACCAACTTACAAAAGAAACAGTTAGAGCTTTTATAATAGACAGTAAAAAATCTAATTTTAAAATTTAG